The following coding sequences lie in one uncultured Mailhella sp. genomic window:
- a CDS encoding CesT family type III secretion system chaperone, translating into MLDYEIEAFGRRLGLERLALSSEGVARLDIENVGSLYLERQEKAGAGELLVYVSAQLPVPDGGATRRLLELCDYRHGYPMPVFAGAFSGRAVLLTRMEENAVTAAGLENALRFLAELLRGAL; encoded by the coding sequence ATGCTGGACTATGAAATAGAAGCTTTCGGCCGCAGACTCGGTCTGGAGCGCCTTGCACTGTCTTCGGAAGGCGTCGCGCGGCTGGACATCGAAAATGTGGGCAGTCTTTATCTGGAGCGTCAGGAGAAGGCGGGAGCGGGCGAGCTTCTGGTGTATGTGTCCGCGCAGCTGCCCGTGCCCGACGGGGGCGCGACGAGGCGTCTGCTGGAGCTTTGCGACTACAGGCACGGCTATCCCATGCCGGTGTTTGCCGGAGCGTTTTCCGGCAGGGCCGTTCTGCTCACGCGCATGGAGGAGAACGCCGTCACGGCGGCGGGACTGGAGAACGCGCTGCGCTTTCTGGCGGAACTTCTGCGCGGGGCGCTGTAG
- a CDS encoding type III secretion protein — protein MPLPVNLLDSSLGIQHVMDMPDPDNLPRARELASNALSEPGLEELYAPNNAWQLMERALCPDVGDGSMLSPETFSESLHACVQDLADNADPAVREMVSKELEPLLQNGQLLQAYLGLMIGG, from the coding sequence ATGCCGTTACCTGTCAATCTTCTTGATTCGTCTCTGGGCATTCAGCATGTCATGGACATGCCGGATCCCGACAATCTTCCGCGGGCGAGGGAGCTGGCTTCCAACGCGCTCAGCGAGCCCGGCCTTGAGGAGCTCTACGCGCCGAACAACGCGTGGCAGCTCATGGAACGGGCGCTCTGTCCGGATGTGGGCGACGGTTCCATGCTGAGCCCCGAGACCTTTTCCGAATCCCTGCATGCATGTGTGCAGGATCTTGCGGACAACGCCGATCCGGCCGTTCGCGAAATGGTGTCGAAGGAGCTGGAGCCGCTGCTTCAGAACGGTCAGCTGCTGCAGGCCTATCTTGGCCTGATGATAGGAGGCTGA
- the sctV gene encoding type III secretion system export apparatus subunit SctV, protein MSLMDKASLGVRLMTRHNDITMVMLLVVVVALMIVPLPTPLVDTLIGVNMTLSFLMLMMSMYVKTALDFSSFPTMLLFTTLFRVGLNITTTRLILLQADAGEIIFTFGDFALGGNFVVGAVVFVILTIVQFLVIAKGAERVAEVGARFTLDAMPGKQMSIDADMRAGVIDMEEAQVRRNRVQLESQMYGAMDGAMKFVKGDSIAGMIIAVINIVGGTIIGITQHGMTAGEALHTYGILTIGDGLVSQIPSLLVSISAGILITRSGDSDDNVGAQIGQQFFAQPKALQMAGGLIFLFALIPGFPKPQLFTLAFAVGGFGYVLERLASAPEKPDGKAELARSLAPAAEKKKPRSASGPQDDFSPTIPIILDIAPDIGESMDYDSLNSELSGLRRALYFDLGVPFPGINIRPNPSLPSLGYVLNLNEIPMARGKLEKGMVIVREKKVNLDLLGVSYREGEPFLPDVDPLWVAEADMARLEQAGISCMPHARILAYHLSLLLSRHASSFLGMQESKYLLDRMEERAPDLVREVTRLLPVQRIAEIFQRLVQEQISIRDLRSILEALIEWSPKEKDVVMLTEYVRSALKRQISYMYSRGQNMLPAILMDPSLEETIRKAIRQTSAGAFLSLDPNTSQRIVQAVGEAAGKYKGSTQKPVLMASMDIRRYVRRLIESKYYELPVMAYQEVTPEISVQPVSRIRI, encoded by the coding sequence ATGAGTCTGATGGACAAGGCCTCGCTCGGGGTCAGACTGATGACCCGTCACAACGACATCACTATGGTGATGCTGCTGGTCGTCGTTGTGGCGCTTATGATCGTGCCCCTGCCCACGCCCCTTGTGGATACGCTCATCGGCGTGAACATGACCCTGTCGTTCCTCATGCTCATGATGTCCATGTACGTGAAGACGGCGCTGGACTTTTCCTCGTTTCCCACCATGCTCCTGTTCACCACGCTTTTTCGTGTGGGTCTGAACATCACGACTACCCGCCTTATTCTGCTTCAGGCCGACGCGGGCGAGATCATTTTCACGTTCGGCGACTTTGCGCTCGGCGGCAACTTCGTGGTGGGCGCGGTGGTGTTCGTCATTCTCACCATCGTGCAGTTCCTTGTCATCGCCAAGGGCGCGGAACGCGTGGCCGAAGTGGGTGCGCGCTTCACGCTGGACGCCATGCCCGGCAAGCAGATGTCCATCGACGCCGACATGCGCGCCGGCGTCATAGACATGGAAGAGGCGCAGGTGCGGCGCAACCGCGTGCAGCTCGAAAGTCAGATGTACGGAGCCATGGACGGCGCCATGAAGTTCGTCAAGGGCGACAGCATCGCGGGCATGATCATTGCCGTCATCAACATTGTGGGCGGCACCATCATCGGCATCACGCAGCACGGCATGACGGCCGGCGAAGCCCTGCACACCTACGGCATCCTCACCATCGGCGACGGTCTGGTTTCGCAGATTCCGTCGCTTCTGGTGTCCATTTCGGCCGGCATTCTCATCACCCGTTCCGGCGACAGCGACGACAACGTGGGCGCGCAGATAGGCCAGCAGTTCTTTGCTCAGCCCAAGGCGCTGCAGATGGCGGGCGGACTCATTTTTCTTTTTGCGCTCATTCCGGGGTTCCCCAAACCGCAGCTTTTCACGCTGGCGTTTGCCGTGGGAGGCTTCGGCTACGTGCTCGAACGCCTGGCCTCGGCCCCCGAAAAGCCGGACGGCAAGGCGGAACTGGCCCGTTCCCTGGCTCCGGCGGCGGAGAAGAAAAAGCCCAGATCCGCGTCCGGCCCGCAGGACGATTTTTCGCCCACCATTCCCATCATTCTGGACATTGCGCCGGACATCGGGGAATCCATGGATTACGATTCGCTCAACAGCGAACTTTCCGGGCTTCGCCGCGCGCTGTATTTCGATCTCGGCGTGCCGTTCCCCGGCATCAACATCCGTCCGAATCCCTCGCTTCCCTCGCTCGGCTACGTGCTCAATCTCAATGAAATTCCCATGGCGCGCGGCAAGCTGGAAAAGGGCATGGTCATCGTGCGGGAGAAGAAGGTCAATCTGGATTTGCTCGGCGTCTCGTACCGGGAAGGCGAGCCCTTCCTGCCCGACGTGGATCCGCTGTGGGTGGCCGAGGCCGACATGGCGCGTCTGGAGCAGGCGGGCATAAGCTGCATGCCCCATGCCCGCATTCTGGCCTATCATCTTTCGCTGCTGCTTTCGCGGCATGCGTCGAGCTTCCTCGGCATGCAGGAGAGCAAATACCTGCTCGACCGCATGGAGGAACGCGCTCCCGATCTGGTGCGCGAGGTGACGCGTCTTCTGCCCGTGCAGCGCATTGCGGAAATCTTCCAGCGTCTCGTGCAGGAACAGATTTCCATCCGCGATCTGCGCAGCATTCTTGAGGCGCTCATTGAATGGAGTCCCAAGGAAAAGGACGTGGTCATGCTCACGGAATACGTGCGCAGCGCCCTCAAGCGTCAGATAAGCTACATGTATTCCCGCGGGCAGAACATGCTTCCGGCCATACTTATGGATCCCTCGCTGGAGGAAACCATACGCAAGGCCATCCGGCAGACGTCAGCGGGCGCGTTCCTGTCGCTGGATCCGAACACGTCGCAGCGCATCGTTCAGGCGGTGGGCGAGGCCGCGGGCAAGTACAAGGGCAGCACGCAGAAACCCGTGCTCATGGCGTCCATGGACATCCGGCGCTATGTGCGGCGTCTTATTGAAAGCAAGTATTACGAGCTGCCCGTCATGGCCTATCAGGAAGTGACGCCGGAAATTTCGGTGCAGCCCGTGAGCCGCATCAGAATATAG
- the sctS gene encoding type III secretion system export apparatus subunit SctS translates to MNSIAMDYASQALYLVLVISLPPIVIASVIGIVLSLVQAVTQLQEQTLTFGVKLIAVVVTLFLLGGWMSGQILRYADEIFTRFYLL, encoded by the coding sequence ATGAACAGCATTGCCATGGATTATGCCTCGCAGGCGCTGTATCTGGTGCTTGTGATTTCTCTGCCGCCCATCGTCATCGCTTCGGTCATCGGCATTGTGCTCAGCCTCGTGCAGGCGGTGACGCAGCTTCAGGAGCAGACGCTCACCTTCGGCGTGAAGCTCATTGCCGTGGTGGTGACGCTGTTTTTGCTGGGCGGCTGGATGTCGGGGCAGATACTGCGTTATGCGGATGAAATTTTTACCCGTTTTTATCTGCTGTGA
- the sctT gene encoding type III secretion system export apparatus subunit SctT, with translation MDTGLFWGYSLQEHFLAFLLGTPRLFMLMQTAPFMGGTLVTGQLRVTIVLACYMVLHPMLLAQIPLWEGLSLASGLHVGVLIAKEVFLGMLMGFLVGMMFWTIQCAGFFIDNQRGAGQATETDPLAGEQTSPTGSFFFQSAVYVFFSTGAFLTFLGVVYASYEFWPVASMLPSTFFQQPTLPLFFAKKVSDLALDMVLLSGPVVVACLLTDISLGLINRFASQLNVYVLAMPVKSGLASLLLIFYFSMLMTGAVSMFDSFGSDLRYLQVLLP, from the coding sequence TTGGATACCGGTCTGTTCTGGGGATATTCGCTGCAGGAGCATTTTCTGGCGTTTCTTCTGGGAACGCCGCGCCTTTTCATGCTCATGCAGACGGCGCCGTTCATGGGCGGCACGCTGGTGACGGGGCAGCTTCGCGTCACCATCGTGCTGGCCTGCTACATGGTGCTGCACCCCATGCTGCTGGCTCAGATTCCGCTCTGGGAAGGGCTGTCGCTCGCTTCGGGACTGCATGTGGGGGTGCTCATTGCCAAGGAAGTGTTTCTCGGCATGCTCATGGGCTTTCTTGTGGGCATGATGTTCTGGACCATCCAGTGCGCGGGCTTCTTCATCGACAACCAGCGCGGCGCGGGACAGGCCACGGAAACCGATCCGCTGGCCGGAGAGCAGACGTCGCCCACGGGATCCTTCTTTTTTCAGAGCGCCGTGTACGTGTTCTTCTCTACGGGAGCGTTTCTGACCTTTCTCGGCGTGGTGTACGCCAGCTATGAATTCTGGCCGGTCGCATCCATGCTGCCGTCGACGTTTTTCCAGCAGCCGACGCTGCCGCTCTTTTTTGCAAAAAAGGTGAGCGATCTTGCCCTTGACATGGTGCTGCTTTCCGGGCCCGTGGTGGTGGCCTGCCTGCTCACCGACATCTCGCTCGGCCTCATCAACCGCTTCGCCTCGCAGCTCAATGTGTATGTGCTGGCCATGCCCGTGAAGAGCGGCCTTGCCTCTCTGCTGCTTATTTTCTATTTCAGCATGCTCATGACCGGAGCGGTGAGCATGTTTGACTCCTTCGGTTCCGATTTGCGCTATCTGCAGGTGCTGCTGCCATGA
- the sctU gene encoding type III secretion system export apparatus subunit SctU, with amino-acid sequence MSDEKTEQPTPKRLREAREKGDVCRSQDIAPALTTLAVGVYLAANAGNIFSLLRDMVLLPMEFITLPFHEAMARAVPLVVHSSVMLVAPVVGIVMGVALAGTLAQTGVLFAFKAAMPKLENLDPKKWFQKVFSMKNLFELVKNLIKVGVLGGVVFFILKKYLPMLFGMPESGIGAMWTVVGAAVNSLVLTAAGAFCVIAALDYLYQRYKYNQNHMMSKDEVKREFKESEGDPHIKSKRKQLHKEMLAQNSLDNVRKAKVLVTNPTHYAVALDYEKNRTPLPVVLAKGEGLLAKRMMEVAKQEGIPIMRNVPLARALYRDGTENAYIPQDLIGPVAEVLRWVQSLEQK; translated from the coding sequence ATGAGCGACGAGAAAACAGAACAGCCGACACCGAAACGATTGCGCGAAGCCCGGGAAAAGGGCGATGTGTGCCGGAGTCAGGACATCGCTCCCGCGCTTACCACGCTGGCGGTCGGGGTCTATCTTGCTGCCAATGCGGGGAACATTTTTTCTCTGCTCAGGGACATGGTGCTTCTGCCCATGGAGTTCATCACGCTGCCTTTTCATGAGGCCATGGCCAGGGCTGTGCCGCTGGTCGTGCATTCCTCGGTCATGCTGGTGGCTCCGGTGGTGGGCATAGTCATGGGCGTGGCTCTGGCGGGAACACTGGCGCAGACGGGCGTGCTCTTCGCCTTCAAGGCCGCCATGCCAAAGCTGGAAAACCTGGATCCCAAGAAGTGGTTCCAGAAGGTGTTTTCCATGAAGAACCTGTTTGAGCTCGTCAAGAATCTCATCAAGGTGGGCGTGCTCGGCGGCGTGGTGTTCTTCATTCTTAAAAAGTACCTGCCCATGCTGTTCGGCATGCCCGAAAGCGGCATAGGAGCCATGTGGACCGTGGTCGGCGCGGCGGTCAATTCTCTGGTGCTCACCGCCGCCGGAGCGTTCTGCGTCATTGCGGCGCTGGATTATCTGTATCAGCGCTACAAGTACAATCAGAATCACATGATGAGCAAGGACGAAGTCAAGCGGGAATTCAAGGAAAGCGAGGGTGACCCGCACATCAAGAGCAAGCGCAAGCAGCTCCACAAGGAAATGCTTGCCCAGAACTCCCTCGACAACGTAAGAAAGGCGAAGGTGCTCGTGACCAATCCCACCCACTATGCCGTGGCCCTGGATTATGAAAAGAACAGAACGCCGCTTCCCGTGGTGCTGGCCAAGGGCGAAGGACTGCTGGCAAAGCGCATGATGGAAGTGGCAAAGCAGGAGGGCATTCCCATCATGCGCAACGTGCCTCTGGCCCGGGCGCTGTATCGGGACGGCACGGAAAACGCGTATATTCCGCAGGATCTCATAGGTCCTGTGGCCGAAGTGCTGCGCTGGGTGCAGAGCCTGGAGCAAAAATAA
- a CDS encoding sigma-54 dependent transcriptional regulator, with translation MEEKKTDSLLPLLTDLCGALALGQHADTDRLFDLTRAGSGPDELVRLAEAFGMMLVRVEAREFQNSQLIQQLRTKNAELEALHKVLVQKNDELQKSVEALYSPGNGIIGQSEPMRRVFELARSIARRPINTLILGPTGTGKEVLARYLHHQSPRSRGPFIAVNCTAIPDTLFESAMFGIEKGVATGVSSRKGLIEEASGGTLFLDELAEMSLANQAKLLRVLEQREVVRVGSAHPVPVNILLVSATNVNLEQAVKEGRFREDLFYRVNVVELRLPPLCERGDDILLLAQSFLERYCAEMGRERLSLSPAVQGLLLRYAWPGNVRELNNEMKRAAALTPGNVVELSHLSGRILESEAGREYLCRQENASRRGLEELPLNLQKAEAMLIRRALEEAGGRKVKAAEMLGITREGLRKKLQRMAEENL, from the coding sequence GTGGAGGAAAAGAAGACGGACAGTCTGCTGCCGTTGCTGACGGATCTTTGCGGGGCGCTGGCTCTGGGACAGCATGCCGATACGGACAGGCTCTTTGATCTCACGCGCGCGGGGTCCGGCCCGGACGAGCTGGTGCGTCTGGCCGAGGCCTTCGGCATGATGCTGGTGCGCGTGGAGGCGCGTGAGTTTCAGAACTCGCAGCTCATTCAGCAGCTCAGAACGAAGAACGCCGAACTTGAGGCGCTGCACAAGGTGCTCGTGCAGAAGAACGATGAGCTGCAGAAGAGCGTGGAAGCGCTGTATTCGCCGGGAAACGGCATCATCGGCCAGAGCGAGCCCATGCGTCGGGTGTTCGAGCTCGCGCGTTCCATTGCGCGGCGTCCCATCAACACGCTCATTCTGGGGCCGACCGGCACGGGCAAGGAAGTGCTGGCCCGGTATCTGCATCATCAGTCGCCGCGCAGCCGCGGGCCGTTCATTGCCGTGAACTGCACGGCCATACCGGACACGCTTTTTGAAAGCGCCATGTTCGGCATAGAAAAGGGCGTGGCCACGGGAGTTTCCTCCCGCAAGGGACTGATAGAGGAAGCGAGCGGCGGCACCCTGTTCCTCGACGAGCTTGCGGAAATGAGCCTTGCCAATCAGGCCAAGCTGCTGCGCGTGCTGGAACAGCGGGAAGTCGTGCGCGTGGGCAGCGCGCATCCTGTTCCCGTGAATATTCTTCTGGTGTCCGCCACCAACGTCAATCTGGAACAGGCCGTGAAGGAAGGACGTTTTCGCGAGGATCTTTTCTATCGCGTCAACGTGGTGGAGCTGCGTCTGCCGCCGCTTTGCGAACGCGGAGACGACATTCTGCTGCTGGCGCAGTCTTTTCTTGAGCGCTACTGTGCGGAAATGGGCCGGGAGCGGCTTTCGCTTTCCCCGGCGGTTCAGGGACTTCTGCTGCGCTACGCATGGCCGGGCAACGTGCGCGAACTGAACAACGAAATGAAGCGCGCCGCCGCGCTTACGCCGGGCAATGTGGTGGAGCTTTCCCATTTGTCCGGCCGCATTCTGGAGTCGGAAGCGGGCAGAGAATACCTGTGCCGGCAGGAAAACGCGTCCAGGCGGGGACTCGAGGAGCTGCCGCTCAATCTTCAGAAGGCGGAAGCTATGCTCATTCGCCGTGCGCTGGAAGAGGCGGGAGGACGCAAGGTGAAGGCTGCGGAAATGCTCGGCATCACCCGCGAGGGCCTGCGCAAGAAGCTCCAGCGCATGGCGGAGGAGAATCTATGA
- a CDS encoding SpoIIE family protein phosphatase — MNFSLRSKLFLLVGAAISLAAVPIILFSRASLLESGMEREREAFVNTVMLVEDGLSVRYLNLLTSEVESVLQSKNDLRQYAVLMRDMLLQERTDGEKTSLERWSAALNAERLSLAFYDMSGKAVFGGKLTDLVLLDGRQDFKGQSTRSMLEHREAVADGQFAVVRVPGESGQELPVLVCFMPVRNKGTLVLAAPVADAEKSRKQLESRMALGIQERLDTLELSRGASISVVSSDGRVLAGKGDPMQLSSIPKDVLERAGRGQAQEGDTEGSENPVLYRLAYFKAMDWYVAAAIPLSSINGPAEMLTRHLFAVAAVLLALSLMLMLVLTMRIIAPLRLLTRRAGEIAREDFSSERGVGFSDDIVEGLPVDRKDEVGQLAGAFAHMVKALDENIRRLVDTLAVRQRLQGELNAAHDIQMGILPPPDGAPKSLGYSAAAFLEPAKEVGGDLYDFFTAPDGRQAVVIGDVSDKGVSAALFMSMTVTLVRYALAEGLSCSEAMLRINERLAENNPSCMFVTLFIGLFDPSTGRLDYASGAHCPPFVVNPDADVPVRKLTETSGPLVGAMQGLDYEACHAVIAPGEYCLLYTDGVSEAMNEKLELFGEERIAATLEHLRGASPDEVLHGVMTEVKKYRGKAPQSDDITMLCFRRAPE, encoded by the coding sequence ATGAATTTTTCTCTGCGCAGCAAATTGTTTCTTCTGGTCGGGGCGGCCATCAGTCTGGCGGCCGTGCCCATCATTCTGTTCAGTCGGGCGAGCCTGCTGGAAAGCGGCATGGAGAGGGAAAGGGAAGCCTTTGTCAACACCGTCATGCTGGTGGAGGACGGGCTCAGCGTCCGGTATCTGAACCTGCTGACTTCCGAAGTGGAGTCGGTGCTGCAGTCCAAGAATGATCTGCGTCAGTACGCCGTCCTGATGCGCGACATGCTGCTGCAGGAACGTACAGACGGGGAGAAGACCAGTCTTGAGCGCTGGAGCGCGGCGTTGAACGCCGAGAGACTGAGCCTGGCCTTTTACGACATGAGCGGCAAAGCTGTGTTCGGGGGAAAGCTGACGGATCTTGTTCTTCTTGACGGAAGACAGGATTTCAAGGGGCAGTCTACGCGTTCCATGCTGGAGCATCGCGAGGCGGTGGCCGACGGTCAGTTCGCCGTTGTGCGAGTGCCCGGAGAGTCTGGACAGGAATTGCCCGTGCTTGTCTGCTTCATGCCGGTTCGGAACAAGGGCACGCTGGTGCTGGCTGCGCCCGTGGCCGACGCGGAAAAGAGTCGGAAGCAGTTGGAAAGCCGCATGGCACTCGGCATTCAGGAGCGTCTGGACACGCTGGAGCTGAGTCGTGGGGCGTCCATTTCCGTGGTTTCGTCCGACGGGCGCGTGCTGGCGGGCAAGGGAGACCCCATGCAGCTCTCGTCGATTCCCAAGGATGTGCTGGAACGGGCAGGCCGGGGACAGGCACAGGAAGGAGACACGGAAGGCTCGGAGAATCCCGTGCTGTACCGTCTGGCCTATTTCAAGGCCATGGACTGGTACGTGGCGGCCGCCATTCCGCTGAGTTCCATCAACGGCCCTGCAGAAATGCTGACACGGCATCTGTTTGCGGTGGCGGCCGTGCTGCTGGCGCTGAGTCTCATGCTCATGCTGGTACTGACCATGCGCATCATTGCGCCGCTGCGTCTGCTCACGCGCAGGGCCGGGGAGATAGCCCGCGAAGATTTCAGTTCCGAGCGGGGCGTGGGCTTTTCCGACGACATCGTGGAAGGACTGCCCGTGGACAGAAAGGATGAAGTGGGGCAGCTTGCCGGAGCCTTTGCGCACATGGTCAAGGCGCTGGACGAGAACATTCGTCGTCTGGTGGACACTCTGGCCGTTCGTCAGCGGCTTCAGGGCGAGCTGAACGCCGCCCACGACATTCAGATGGGCATACTGCCTCCGCCGGACGGAGCGCCGAAAAGTCTCGGCTACTCGGCGGCGGCGTTTCTGGAGCCGGCCAAGGAAGTTGGCGGCGACCTGTACGACTTTTTCACCGCGCCGGACGGTCGGCAGGCAGTGGTTATCGGCGACGTGTCGGACAAGGGCGTGTCCGCGGCGCTGTTCATGTCCATGACGGTCACGCTGGTGCGTTATGCTCTGGCGGAGGGCCTGTCGTGCTCGGAAGCCATGTTGCGCATCAATGAGCGCCTTGCGGAGAACAATCCTTCCTGCATGTTCGTCACTCTGTTCATCGGACTTTTTGATCCCTCGACGGGCCGTCTGGACTACGCCAGCGGCGCGCATTGTCCGCCCTTTGTGGTGAATCCTGATGCCGACGTTCCGGTGCGCAAGCTCACGGAAACCAGCGGTCCGCTGGTCGGCGCGATGCAGGGGCTCGACTACGAGGCGTGTCACGCCGTGATTGCGCCCGGCGAATACTGTCTGCTGTACACCGACGGCGTCTCCGAAGCCATGAACGAAAAGCTGGAACTTTTTGGCGAAGAGCGCATTGCCGCCACGCTGGAACATCTGCGCGGAGCTTCTCCCGACGAGGTGCTGCACGGCGTGATGACGGAAGTGAAAAAGTATCGCGGCAAGGCCCCGCAGTCGGACGACATCACCATGCTCTGTTTCCGTCGTGCGCCCGAGTGA
- a CDS encoding GNAT family N-acetyltransferase — protein sequence MNDFLIRSAGPDDLDELVHLEKAVEQRLPSRDMFATDDREFYEPIIEGAGHILLAFDGENKLAGASVIRFPAPDDPENLGRSMSLPENSLADVRHLESVFIRPDIRGKGLAERLIRENMRLTEHCGRTISMATVWPGNAASLRLHVRLGLYLRGFALKYGGKPRYILMSGGTPAKDADPELADALDTARNCALLKAGLAGTAVRPLPDGEHAAVEYRPLIFS from the coding sequence ATGAACGATTTTCTCATACGCAGCGCCGGCCCCGACGATCTGGACGAACTCGTTCATCTGGAAAAGGCCGTGGAACAGCGTCTGCCGAGCCGCGACATGTTCGCCACGGACGACAGGGAATTCTACGAGCCCATCATCGAGGGCGCAGGTCATATTCTTCTTGCCTTTGACGGCGAAAACAAACTCGCCGGAGCGAGCGTCATACGCTTTCCCGCTCCCGACGATCCGGAAAATCTCGGCCGTTCGATGTCTCTTCCCGAAAACTCGCTGGCCGACGTGCGGCATCTGGAGTCGGTCTTCATCCGGCCGGACATCCGGGGAAAAGGACTGGCGGAAAGGCTGATCCGCGAAAACATGCGTCTCACCGAGCACTGCGGCCGCACCATTTCCATGGCCACGGTGTGGCCGGGGAACGCCGCCAGTCTCCGACTCCATGTCCGCCTCGGCCTGTACCTCCGGGGCTTCGCCTTGAAATACGGCGGCAAGCCGCGCTACATTCTCATGAGCGGGGGCACTCCTGCAAAAGACGCCGATCCGGAGCTTGCCGATGCGCTGGACACGGCGCGCAACTGCGCTCTGCTGAAGGCCGGACTTGCCGGCACGGCCGTGCGCCCGCTGCCGGACGGCGAACACGCCGCCGTGGAGTATCGCCCGCTCATCTTCTCCTGA
- a CDS encoding alanine racemase: protein MPRLFIRPAALRHNLAVVNERCRQAGASCMFVFKEAPLHLQLVADILRGSSVRRLGLVAWPHHSFPRLSGVEIQHVYAPSPLFAAEASECDAVYVDSRFVVCSLAQARRRTPQLRISLEVGDGRDGVLPEELPALSEEIRRCAFPLRGISVNFACLSSEAPGQTHLARALDALDSIRPFCLPDADISAGGTDMLEFAEHDSLPADVREIRCGTGVTLGLYPLSGRAVPEARQDAFRLETTVLECRVKKGRLMALVDTGTFHTAPECLIPPFPGMTFTGASSAYAAFDVTNCPERVREGMNLSFGLDYHALSRALSSQGLVLVKEGS, encoded by the coding sequence ATGCCCCGTCTGTTCATACGTCCCGCCGCATTGAGGCATAATCTCGCCGTGGTCAACGAACGCTGCCGCCAGGCGGGAGCCTCGTGCATGTTCGTGTTCAAGGAAGCGCCGCTGCATCTGCAGCTTGTCGCCGACATTCTTCGCGGAAGCTCCGTGCGCAGGCTCGGCCTTGTGGCCTGGCCGCATCACTCCTTTCCCAGGCTGAGCGGCGTGGAAATCCAACACGTCTATGCGCCCTCTCCCCTGTTTGCAGCCGAGGCGTCCGAATGCGACGCCGTATACGTCGATTCCCGCTTCGTCGTCTGCTCTCTGGCGCAGGCGCGACGCCGCACGCCGCAGCTTCGCATCTCTCTGGAAGTCGGAGACGGAAGAGACGGAGTTCTGCCGGAAGAACTTCCCGCCTTGAGCGAAGAAATCAGGCGCTGCGCTTTTCCCCTGCGCGGGATCAGCGTCAATTTCGCCTGCCTGAGCTCGGAAGCGCCGGGACAGACACATCTTGCCCGCGCCCTCGACGCGCTCGATTCCATCCGGCCCTTCTGCCTGCCGGACGCCGACATTTCCGCAGGAGGCACGGACATGCTGGAATTTGCCGAACACGACAGCCTCCCTGCGGACGTGCGGGAAATCCGCTGCGGCACCGGAGTGACGCTCGGCCTGTATCCGCTTTCCGGCCGCGCCGTTCCCGAGGCCAGACAGGACGCCTTCCGGCTGGAAACCACGGTTCTGGAATGCCGCGTCAAGAAAGGCCGCCTCATGGCGCTTGTCGATACGGGAACTTTTCACACCGCGCCGGAATGTCTGATTCCGCCTTTTCCCGGCATGACGTTCACCGGGGCATCCTCCGCATACGCCGCCTTCGACGTCACGAACTGCCCGGAACGCGTGCGCGAGGGCATGAATCTTTCCTTCGGCTTGGACTACCACGCGCTTTCCCGGGCGCTCTCGTCGCAGGGACTTGTTCTCGTCAAGGAGGGCTCATGA